Proteins encoded by one window of Scatophagus argus isolate fScaArg1 chromosome 8, fScaArg1.pri, whole genome shotgun sequence:
- the LOC124063298 gene encoding uncharacterized protein LOC124063298 has product MESLKTALKHFADYVSATAGVYTTVIVIFTYHVLLEKDLACTCKEQSRDCWLYMFMPAVLIFILMLWMDKTFQRIFKYLCGGCLEFCCSRCSGTCICKCLSCCVVCYRLLKAAFLASLWAVSVLIDGDWYVCCHNNQTEHKDLACQNKANITAEEQGILTELANDSRVIGWSLLLGITFLAAFMSSIPFRKCSSCCKTEKCRSCFRFEETVLEEIVLEEGEKLIPETLRATAKEKMTEKLQNHKTNEEWGKCFDVAEEVVREISTHAGTRDCASPPQAGPSGSSSPSQAGSSESSSSSQA; this is encoded by the exons ATGGAGAGCTTgaaaactgcactgaaacattttgctgattatGTCTCAGCAACAGCTGGGGTCTACACCACAGTGATCGTGATTTTTACTTACCATGTTTTGCTTGAAAAGGACTTGGCTTGCACCTGCAAAGAGCAGTCCAGAGACTGCTGGTTATACATGTTCATGCCAGCAGTTTTGATCTTTATCTTGATGCTGTGGATGGACAAAACTTTTCAGAGAATCTTCAAATACCTATGTGGAGGTTGTTTGGAATTCTGTTGTAGTCGTTGTAGTGGTACTTGTATTTGTAAGTGTCTGTcctgttgtgttgtttgctACCGCCTTCTCAAAGCAGCGTTTCTCGCCTCACTGTGGGCTGTATCTGTGTTAATCGATGGAGACTGGTATGTTTGCTGTCACAATAATCAGACTGAACATAAGGACTTAGCCTGTCAGAACAAAGCTAACATCACAGCTGAAGAACAAGGAATCCTCACTGAACTGGCAAACGATTCAAGG GTTATTGGCTGGAGTCTTCTGCTTGGCATCACATTTCTGGCAGCCTTCATGTCATCGATACCATTTAGGAAATGCAGCTCATGCTGTAAGACAGAGAAATGCAGGTCATGCTTTCGTTTTGAAGAGACTGTTTTGGAAGAGATTGTTTTggaagagggggaaaaattGATTCCAGAGACACTGAGGGCAACTGCAAAAGAgaagatgacagaaaaactCCAGAACCATAAGACTAATGAAGAATggggaaaatgttttgatgtcGCCGAAGAAGTAGTTAGAGAGATATCAACACACGCTGGAACCCGTGACTGCGCTTCTCCTCCACAAGCTGGACCCTCTGGGTCCTCTTCTCCTTCACAAGCTGGATCCTCTGagtcctcttcttcttcacaagCTTGA